A single region of the Streptomyces sp. ITFR-16 genome encodes:
- a CDS encoding multidrug effflux MFS transporter: MPERGASRTQQADIPDTRAGSGLPAPGLPAAPTAAGIAARRTGLLVTLVLGGLTALPPLSMDMYLPALPAVTGALHAPAATVQLTLTACLTGMALGQVVVGPMSDRWGRRRPLLIGMIVYVFATAICAFAPGVELLIGFRLLQGLAGAAGIVIARAVVRDLYDGDEMARFFSTLMLISGVAPVIAPVIGGQVLRLTDWRGIFAVLTVVGVLLTLVVWKWLHETLPPRDRHTGGIVEALHTMRGLLADRVFTGYMIAGSLAFAALFAYVSASPFVIQEIYGASPQTFSLLFGINSIGLITVGQINGKLLVGRVSLDKTLTVGLSVIVTAAAALLLMTSGVFGDVGLVPVAAGLFVLMSAMGLAMPNTNTQALMRTKYAAGSASALLGTSQFLIGAVASPLVGIAGEATAVPMAVVQLVCATGAMACFLGLCRPWRQAAARR; this comes from the coding sequence CCTTCTCGTCACGCTGGTCCTCGGCGGGCTGACCGCGCTGCCGCCGCTGTCCATGGACATGTACCTCCCGGCGCTGCCCGCCGTCACCGGCGCACTGCACGCACCGGCTGCGACCGTCCAGCTCACCCTGACCGCCTGCCTCACCGGCATGGCGCTCGGCCAGGTCGTCGTCGGACCGATGAGCGACCGGTGGGGCAGGCGCCGCCCGCTGCTCATCGGCATGATCGTCTATGTCTTCGCCACGGCGATCTGCGCCTTCGCGCCCGGAGTCGAACTCCTCATCGGCTTCCGGCTGCTCCAGGGCCTGGCCGGCGCGGCCGGGATCGTCATCGCGCGGGCCGTGGTGCGCGACCTGTACGACGGCGACGAGATGGCCCGCTTCTTCTCCACCCTGATGCTCATCTCCGGTGTCGCCCCGGTCATCGCCCCCGTCATCGGCGGCCAGGTCCTGCGGCTCACCGACTGGCGGGGCATCTTCGCCGTCCTCACCGTGGTCGGCGTCCTGCTCACCCTGGTCGTCTGGAAGTGGCTCCACGAGACCCTGCCGCCCCGGGACCGGCACACCGGCGGCATCGTCGAGGCCCTGCACACCATGCGCGGGCTGCTCGCCGACCGGGTCTTCACCGGCTACATGATCGCGGGCAGCCTCGCCTTCGCCGCGCTCTTCGCCTATGTGAGCGCCTCGCCGTTCGTCATCCAGGAGATCTACGGCGCCTCGCCGCAGACCTTCAGCCTGCTGTTCGGCATCAACTCCATCGGCCTGATCACCGTGGGCCAGATCAACGGCAAGCTCCTCGTCGGCCGGGTCAGCCTCGACAAGACGCTGACCGTCGGGCTCTCGGTCATCGTGACCGCCGCCGCGGCCCTGCTGCTGATGACGTCCGGGGTCTTCGGTGACGTCGGCCTCGTGCCGGTGGCCGCCGGGCTCTTCGTGCTGATGTCGGCGATGGGGCTCGCGATGCCGAACACCAACACCCAGGCCCTGATGCGGACCAAGTACGCCGCCGGATCGGCCTCCGCGCTGCTCGGCACCTCGCAGTTCCTCATCGGCGCCGTCGCCTCGCCGCTCGTCGGGATCGCGGGCGAGGCCACCGCCGTGCCGATGGCCGTGGTGCAGCTGGTGTGCGCGACGGGCGCGATGGCGTGCTTCCTCGGGCTGTGCCGGCCCTGGCGGCAGGCGGCCGCCCGGCGGTGA